From one Pontibacillus sp. HMF3514 genomic stretch:
- the rbsB gene encoding ribose ABC transporter substrate-binding protein RbsB encodes MSKFLKTFGLFALLLIFATACSTEKPGSSSGSDDGGESSGDDKTKIGLSVSTLNNPFFVSLRDGAEAAAKEAGYEIVTADAQNDPAKQVNDIEDLLQQNIDVLLVNPADSAAVVSAIESANSKDVPVITVDRSADGGEIVSHIASDNIAGGEMAGKFIAEQLSDKGKVVELEGIPGASATRERGKGFHNIVDKKDGIEVVAKQSANFDRSKGLTVMENILQSTDNIDAVFAHNDEMALGAVQALEAKNMLKDVIVVGFDATDDARAAVSEGRMDATIAQQPKLIGEKAINAAGKVVKGEDIKESIPVELQLVKE; translated from the coding sequence ATGAGTAAATTTTTAAAAACATTTGGCCTTTTCGCTCTGTTATTGATCTTTGCTACAGCTTGCTCTACGGAAAAACCAGGATCCTCTAGTGGATCTGATGATGGTGGAGAGTCTTCTGGTGATGATAAAACGAAGATTGGTCTATCTGTATCTACTTTAAATAACCCTTTCTTCGTATCATTACGTGATGGTGCTGAGGCAGCAGCTAAAGAAGCTGGTTATGAAATTGTTACAGCTGATGCACAAAATGATCCAGCAAAACAGGTTAACGACATTGAAGACTTACTGCAACAAAACATTGATGTATTGCTTGTAAACCCGGCTGATTCTGCAGCAGTTGTATCAGCTATTGAATCTGCAAATAGTAAAGATGTGCCGGTCATCACAGTTGACCGTAGTGCAGATGGTGGAGAAATTGTTTCCCACATTGCTTCTGATAACATAGCAGGTGGAGAAATGGCAGGGAAATTCATCGCAGAACAATTAAGTGATAAAGGAAAAGTCGTGGAACTAGAAGGGATCCCCGGTGCTTCAGCTACTCGTGAGCGTGGTAAAGGATTCCACAACATCGTTGATAAGAAAGATGGTATTGAAGTTGTAGCGAAACAATCCGCAAACTTCGACCGTTCTAAAGGATTAACGGTTATGGAAAACATCCTACAAAGTACAGACAATATTGATGCCGTATTCGCTCATAATGATGAAATGGCTTTAGGTGCAGTACAAGCTCTAGAAGCGAAAAATATGCTTAAAGACGTCATTGTAGTTGGTTTCGATGCAACAGACGATGCAAGAGCGGCAGTTTCTGAAGGTCGCATGGATGCAACAATCGCCCAACAGCCAAAATTAATCGGTGAAAAAGCGATTAATGCTGCTGGTAAAGTAGTAAAAGGCGAAGACATCAAAGAATCCATTCCAGTTGAACTACAGCTAGTAAAAGAATAA
- a CDS encoding type 1 glutamine amidotransferase domain-containing protein, which produces MSKNILMIVTNAGWLDDDHKTGLWLSEYAEPYMEFTQAGYEVTTASVAGGEIPIDPNSISGEEPDEWDGVMEPLKNTVKLDEIDPSKYDGVFLPGGHGTMVDFPDNEAMKKVLQHFADEDKVIGSVCHGPAGFVGVKDSNGKYIVDGKRMTGFTNEEEKDTQLDSKVPFLLETRLTEQGAHFLAEPNYTEHVEADGKFVTGQNPQSSLATARKFVQKVEQ; this is translated from the coding sequence ATGTCTAAAAATATTTTAATGATCGTAACAAATGCAGGTTGGTTAGATGATGATCATAAAACTGGCTTATGGTTATCGGAATATGCAGAACCATATATGGAATTTACACAGGCTGGTTACGAGGTAACGACAGCTAGTGTTGCTGGTGGTGAGATTCCGATTGACCCAAACAGTATTTCTGGTGAAGAGCCGGATGAATGGGATGGTGTCATGGAGCCACTGAAGAATACAGTGAAGCTTGATGAAATAGACCCTTCAAAATATGATGGTGTTTTCCTGCCTGGTGGACACGGAACAATGGTGGATTTCCCTGACAACGAAGCTATGAAAAAAGTACTTCAACATTTCGCTGATGAAGATAAAGTCATTGGCTCGGTTTGTCATGGACCTGCTGGTTTTGTGGGTGTGAAGGATAGTAATGGGAAGTATATTGTAGACGGTAAACGTATGACTGGCTTTACCAATGAAGAAGAGAAAGATACGCAGCTCGACTCAAAAGTGCCATTCTTACTTGAAACGCGCTTAACAGAACAAGGTGCACATTTTCTTGCTGAACCAAACTATACAGAGCACGTAGAAGCGGATGGAAAATTTGTCACAGGACAGAATCCACAATCCAGCTTAGCAACAGCTCGTAAGTTTGTGCAAAAGGTAGAACAGTAA
- a CDS encoding GNAT family N-acetyltransferase has protein sequence MQSDSFMTVEAKGETYQLRQARPEHLLDILSLLLDASKWLETKGTTQWDYYRKDLEGNAGEVVESMENGNTFVVEKEGEVIASLTLEPKASEFDFDLWGEEAKDEGAMYLHRLVVLREYAGKGIGAALMKWAEAYVKREGKTKLRFDCLASNEGLNNYYQQFYPLKEKVDAYGGHCIYEVNV, from the coding sequence ATGCAATCAGATTCATTTATGACCGTGGAAGCAAAAGGAGAAACCTATCAATTACGCCAAGCACGGCCTGAGCATTTACTAGACATTCTAAGCCTTTTACTCGATGCATCGAAATGGCTCGAAACAAAGGGGACGACGCAATGGGATTACTATCGAAAAGATCTCGAAGGAAACGCTGGTGAAGTGGTTGAATCTATGGAGAACGGGAATACCTTCGTAGTTGAAAAAGAAGGTGAAGTTATTGCGTCCCTTACGTTAGAACCAAAAGCTAGTGAATTTGATTTTGACCTTTGGGGAGAAGAGGCAAAAGATGAGGGAGCGATGTACCTCCATCGATTAGTTGTTCTTCGTGAGTATGCAGGAAAAGGAATAGGTGCAGCGTTAATGAAATGGGCAGAGGCCTATGTAAAACGTGAAGGTAAAACCAAGCTCAGATTTGATTGTTTAGCAAGCAATGAAGGGTTGAACAATTACTATCAACAGTTTTACCCGTTAAAAGAAAAAGTGGATGCTTACGGTGGTCATTGTATATATGAGGTGAATGTATAA
- the rbsD gene encoding D-ribose pyranase — protein sequence MKKHGVLNRDIAAILARLGHTDKVVIADCGLPIPEETPCIDVSIKQGYPRFGTVLEAILEDMEVESMTLANEIKAYNESLYEQIRETYKEIPISYQSHEELKDELKQAKAIIRTGENTPFANVILQAGVIF from the coding sequence ATGAAAAAACACGGAGTTTTAAATAGAGACATTGCAGCTATTTTGGCAAGGTTGGGTCATACAGATAAGGTCGTAATTGCTGACTGTGGTCTTCCTATCCCAGAAGAAACACCTTGTATTGACGTATCCATAAAACAAGGATATCCACGTTTTGGTACAGTGCTCGAAGCAATATTGGAAGATATGGAAGTAGAATCTATGACACTAGCAAATGAAATTAAAGCATATAATGAGTCTTTATATGAGCAGATCCGAGAGACTTACAAAGAAATCCCTATATCCTATCAAAGTCATGAAGAGCTTAAGGATGAATTAAAGCAAGCTAAAGCCATTATTAGGACAGGAGAAAACACTCCTTTTGCAAATGTCATTTTACAAGCAGGCGTAATTTTTTAG
- a CDS encoding sugar ABC transporter ATP-binding protein, producing MAETPFVEMNAIQKSFSGNQVLKDVDFSVLPGEVHALMGENGAGKSTLIKVLTGIHKRDAGTVKLQGEEVAFNNPKQAEREGIVVIHQELNIIPHLTVTQNMFLGRELTYGKSGILKMKEMKKQTLQNLERLGASNIDPDEEAGNLSVGIQQMIEIARAMSTDAKMIIMDEPTAALTEREIENLFQVVNSLRQQGVSIVYVSHRMEEIFRICDRITVLRDGEYVGTEHIKETSFEAIVKMMVGRELGERFPDRTSQIGDVVLQVEDLAREGLFENVSFDVHKGEILGVAGLMGAGRTEIMEAVFGSRKKSGGNIYLNGSPLKIKHPQDAIQEGIGFITEDRKDEGLVLDLSIRENIALTNMKAISDKGWISSKKEKKLIDDLIEKLHVRTTGREQDVRSLSGGNQQKVVVAKWLGIKPKVLILDEPTRGVDIGAKKEIYHIMNELTEQGVAIVMVSSELPEVLGISDRIMVIHEGKVAKILNRKDADQEKIMQAATGGE from the coding sequence ATGGCTGAAACACCTTTTGTAGAAATGAATGCGATTCAAAAGTCCTTCTCCGGTAACCAAGTATTAAAGGATGTAGACTTTTCTGTTTTACCTGGAGAAGTCCATGCGCTAATGGGAGAAAACGGAGCTGGTAAATCCACTCTTATAAAAGTGTTAACAGGAATTCATAAGCGAGATGCTGGTACGGTCAAGCTACAAGGAGAAGAAGTAGCTTTTAACAACCCTAAACAAGCTGAACGTGAAGGAATCGTAGTGATTCACCAAGAGTTAAATATTATTCCTCACTTAACCGTTACGCAGAATATGTTTTTAGGACGAGAGTTAACGTATGGTAAATCTGGAATTCTCAAAATGAAAGAAATGAAGAAGCAAACTCTCCAGAACTTAGAAAGATTAGGTGCTTCGAACATTGATCCAGATGAAGAAGCCGGGAATCTATCGGTAGGAATACAACAAATGATTGAGATTGCTAGGGCGATGTCTACTGATGCAAAAATGATCATTATGGATGAGCCTACGGCAGCTTTAACGGAAAGAGAGATCGAAAATCTGTTTCAAGTTGTTAATTCTCTTCGACAGCAAGGTGTAAGTATTGTATATGTCTCTCACCGTATGGAGGAGATTTTTCGAATCTGTGACCGCATAACTGTGTTAAGAGATGGTGAATATGTCGGAACAGAACATATTAAGGAAACCTCATTTGAAGCCATCGTAAAAATGATGGTTGGACGTGAACTGGGTGAACGTTTCCCGGATAGGACGAGTCAGATTGGTGACGTTGTTCTTCAAGTAGAAGACTTAGCCAGAGAAGGATTGTTTGAGAATGTAAGTTTTGACGTTCATAAAGGAGAGATCCTTGGTGTAGCTGGATTAATGGGAGCAGGAAGAACGGAAATTATGGAAGCTGTCTTCGGTTCACGTAAAAAAAGTGGAGGTAATATTTATTTAAATGGAAGCCCTCTAAAGATTAAACACCCTCAAGATGCTATACAAGAAGGTATCGGGTTTATTACAGAGGACCGAAAAGATGAAGGATTAGTACTCGATTTATCGATTCGTGAAAATATTGCTTTAACAAACATGAAAGCGATTTCTGATAAAGGGTGGATTTCTTCTAAAAAAGAAAAGAAATTAATTGATGACTTAATTGAGAAGCTTCATGTTCGAACAACCGGACGAGAACAAGACGTACGTTCCTTAAGTGGAGGAAACCAACAAAAAGTGGTCGTAGCGAAATGGCTAGGAATTAAGCCTAAAGTGTTAATCTTGGATGAACCTACACGTGGAGTAGATATAGGTGCGAAAAAAGAGATTTATCACATTATGAATGAACTCACGGAACAAGGTGTTGCCATTGTTATGGTGTCTTCTGAACTTCCGGAAGTACTCGGCATTAGCGATCGTATTATGGTTATTCATGAAGGAAAGGTTGCAAAAATCTTAAATCGAAAAGACGCAGATCAAGAAAAAATTATGCAGGCTGCCACAGGAGGGGAGTAA
- a CDS encoding GNAT family N-acetyltransferase, which produces MIHVKQLEYCALNEVIEAWNEGFKGYVADLHMDMDAFLKRTVQEKLSPRYSHVAFDDEKPIGILVSGIKERGGLRTSWNGGTGVHPDYRDQGVGHKLVEASLKLYEQEDVELATLEAVSDNDSAIHLYEKHGYVVEDHLSILQQAGQIHSSVEIRLLEKQVSPERLVTLAWYPVKLPWQSHEDQAGELYIRGFYKGEELIGYTVQKKQEENGELTSIAVYQLELNPVYQDDESLIQAFLNQALYADKNIKRTNINLRHSNPMHDLVLSLGFQEVFKQVWMLQTLNN; this is translated from the coding sequence GTGATTCATGTGAAACAATTGGAATATTGTGCCTTAAATGAAGTAATAGAAGCCTGGAATGAAGGATTTAAAGGTTATGTGGCTGACTTACATATGGATATGGATGCATTCTTAAAACGGACCGTACAAGAAAAGCTATCTCCTAGATATTCTCATGTAGCTTTTGATGATGAAAAGCCGATTGGAATATTAGTTAGTGGAATCAAAGAACGAGGTGGTCTAAGGACATCTTGGAATGGTGGAACAGGGGTTCATCCTGACTATCGTGATCAAGGTGTTGGTCATAAGCTGGTTGAAGCTTCCCTAAAACTTTATGAGCAAGAAGACGTTGAACTCGCAACATTAGAAGCAGTGAGTGATAATGATTCAGCTATTCATTTGTATGAAAAACATGGTTATGTGGTGGAAGATCATTTATCCATCTTACAACAAGCTGGACAAATTCATTCGAGTGTTGAAATCAGGTTACTTGAGAAGCAAGTATCTCCTGAACGATTGGTAACGCTTGCCTGGTACCCTGTGAAACTACCATGGCAAAGTCATGAAGATCAGGCAGGGGAGTTGTATATTAGAGGGTTTTATAAAGGGGAGGAGTTAATTGGTTATACGGTTCAAAAAAAGCAAGAAGAGAATGGTGAGCTAACAAGTATTGCCGTATATCAGTTAGAGCTAAATCCTGTTTATCAAGATGATGAATCTTTAATACAAGCTTTTTTAAATCAGGCTTTATATGCAGATAAAAATATTAAGCGTACAAACATTAATTTGCGCCATTCCAATCCTATGCATGACCTGGTTTTATCATTAGGCTTCCAAGAAGTATTTAAACAAGTCTGGATGTTACAAACGTTAAATAATTAG
- a CDS encoding C40 family peptidase, translated as MKKTFLKKLAFATSILSCTAFATSVSAQSITVQSGDTLWKLAQKHDVSTHELIETNNLSSPTLHIGQSLTIPNDMYTVQSGDSLWKVSQRFNTSIQAIKRENQLSSNVLHAGQALSIPEQASTASTYDVQYGDTLWIISQKFGVSIQNIMNWNNLSSTQLYPGQTLHLKNQQNYLATNMIETAKQYMGTPYVWGGDYPSQGFDCSGFLKYVFGKHDVEIPRTVATIYQEGTFVSKPERGDLVFFETYKPGASHAGIYLGDGKFVHASSSKGVTISSMSNVYWEPRYLGAKSYY; from the coding sequence ATGAAAAAAACATTTTTAAAGAAGCTCGCTTTTGCAACATCTATCCTAAGTTGCACGGCATTTGCCACAAGTGTCAGCGCACAATCTATTACCGTTCAATCTGGAGATACGCTATGGAAACTTGCTCAAAAACACGATGTTTCTACACATGAGCTAATTGAGACCAATAACCTGTCATCTCCCACTCTACATATCGGGCAATCCTTAACGATCCCAAATGACATGTACACCGTGCAATCTGGAGATTCACTTTGGAAAGTTAGTCAGAGGTTTAACACGAGCATCCAAGCCATTAAACGAGAAAATCAACTATCATCTAATGTTTTACATGCTGGACAAGCCCTTTCTATCCCAGAACAAGCTAGTACAGCCTCCACCTATGATGTGCAGTACGGAGACACATTGTGGATCATCTCACAAAAGTTTGGTGTTTCCATTCAAAATATTATGAATTGGAATAACCTCTCATCAACTCAGCTTTATCCTGGGCAAACGTTGCACTTGAAAAACCAACAAAACTATCTTGCTACCAATATGATTGAAACAGCCAAGCAATACATGGGAACACCTTATGTATGGGGAGGAGACTATCCTTCTCAAGGATTCGACTGTAGCGGATTCTTAAAATATGTGTTTGGTAAGCATGATGTAGAGATCCCAAGAACCGTTGCTACGATTTATCAGGAGGGAACCTTTGTCTCTAAGCCAGAACGAGGAGACCTTGTCTTCTTTGAAACGTATAAACCAGGTGCGTCACATGCAGGTATATACCTTGGGGATGGTAAATTTGTTCACGCCAGTTCTTCCAAGGGAGTAACGATTAGTTCAATGAGCAATGTGTATTGGGAACCAAGGTATCTAGGAGCAAAATCTTATTACTAA
- a CDS encoding aldehyde dehydrogenase family protein has translation MQIGSIINGQERKEDNRQTMDVFNPYNQEKVVTLMLATKDDLNEAVESCFETFHNKMNHMPAHDRADILRRAADLLEEREEEFAQTIVQEAGKPIKYSKGEVQRAVQVIRFASELAKNIYGEVIPMDAAVGGQNRMGLVKRKPLGVVGAITPFNFPLNLSLHKIAPAIAAGNTVVYKPAEKTPLSAYKLVRLFQQAGLPDGALNLVLGTGKEVGEPLVQHDKVQKITFTGSVPVGKNIRESAGLKKVTLELGSNSPNIIFNDANLEEAVEGLVKGAFAFSGQVCISAQRIYVHRDIYDTFLEKYVELTKTLTIGNPEDEDTDFGPMINEDEAKRAKQWIDDAVEKGAKVHTGGKRNGTILEPTIMSDVKNDMKIIAQEVFAPIVSVMPFDSEEEVVRRSNDSIYGLQAGVFTKDMDRAFRVADLLEMGGVWINEISTYRQDNHPYGGVKQSGMGKEGVKYAIEDMTEMKFIGVKLKG, from the coding sequence ATGCAAATTGGATCCATTATCAATGGTCAGGAACGAAAGGAAGATAACCGACAAACAATGGATGTTTTTAATCCATATAATCAAGAGAAAGTCGTTACGCTTATGTTAGCTACAAAAGATGATTTAAATGAAGCTGTTGAGAGTTGCTTCGAAACGTTTCATAACAAAATGAACCACATGCCTGCTCACGATCGTGCGGATATTTTAAGAAGAGCAGCAGATTTACTTGAAGAACGTGAAGAGGAATTCGCACAAACCATTGTCCAAGAAGCTGGAAAGCCTATTAAATACAGTAAAGGTGAAGTGCAGCGTGCGGTGCAAGTTATTCGTTTTGCATCTGAATTAGCTAAAAACATCTATGGTGAAGTAATCCCCATGGACGCAGCAGTCGGTGGACAAAACCGCATGGGATTGGTGAAGCGAAAGCCACTGGGTGTAGTAGGGGCGATCACCCCTTTCAATTTTCCATTGAACCTCTCCTTGCATAAAATCGCACCAGCCATTGCAGCAGGAAATACGGTCGTGTACAAACCTGCAGAGAAAACACCTCTTTCTGCTTATAAGCTTGTACGTCTTTTTCAACAAGCAGGACTGCCCGATGGAGCATTAAATCTTGTTCTTGGAACTGGAAAAGAAGTTGGTGAACCACTTGTCCAACATGATAAGGTCCAAAAAATCACATTCACAGGAAGTGTTCCTGTTGGTAAAAACATTCGAGAATCAGCAGGTTTAAAAAAGGTTACGCTTGAACTTGGCTCTAATTCACCGAATATCATATTTAATGATGCAAATCTAGAAGAAGCAGTGGAAGGTCTCGTAAAAGGGGCATTTGCCTTCTCAGGTCAGGTTTGTATTTCCGCTCAACGAATTTATGTACATCGAGATATTTACGACACATTCCTCGAAAAATACGTAGAACTAACGAAAACGTTAACCATTGGAAATCCAGAAGATGAGGATACAGATTTTGGGCCAATGATTAATGAAGATGAAGCAAAACGAGCGAAGCAATGGATCGATGATGCAGTTGAAAAAGGAGCTAAAGTGCATACCGGCGGAAAACGAAATGGAACGATTTTAGAACCTACCATTATGTCGGACGTAAAAAACGATATGAAAATTATTGCTCAGGAAGTATTTGCTCCTATTGTGTCGGTAATGCCTTTTGATTCTGAAGAAGAAGTCGTTCGACGATCCAATGACTCAATTTATGGCTTACAAGCCGGTGTTTTCACCAAAGACATGGATCGAGCTTTCCGTGTTGCGGATCTGCTTGAGATGGGTGGCGTTTGGATTAATGAGATCTCTACCTATCGCCAAGATAACCATCCATATGGCGGGGTCAAGCAAAGCGGAATGGGAAAAGAAGGCGTTAAATATGCCATTGAAGATATGACAGAAATGAAATTTATCGGAGTTAAACTAAAGGGATAA
- the rbsC gene encoding ribose ABC transporter permease (functions to transport ribose at high affinity; forms a complex with RbsA2C2B) yields MQARIMKNISQLGPLIGLVLIMIILGFLSDNFFTLDNILNLLRQISINALIAFGMTFVILTGGIDLSVGSILAFGSAITAGMLASGMDPLLAVLLGLLAGAVMGAFNGFVITKGKVAPFIATLATMTIFRGATLVYTDGRPITGLSDSFVFEMIGKGYVFGVPFPAILMIIVFFILFFILRKTVFGRQVYSVGGNEEASILSGIKADRVKIWVYSLTGMLSVLAGIILTSRLNSAQPTAGTMYELDAIAAVVLGGTSLAGGRGRIVGTLIGALIIGVLDNGLNLLNVSSFYQQIVKGGVILLAVLLDRRSK; encoded by the coding sequence ATGCAAGCAAGGATTATGAAGAATATTTCACAACTTGGGCCACTCATTGGCTTAGTACTAATTATGATTATACTGGGATTCTTAAGTGATAACTTTTTCACACTAGACAACATCCTAAACCTTCTTAGGCAGATATCGATTAATGCTCTAATTGCATTTGGTATGACCTTCGTTATTTTGACAGGGGGCATTGACCTTTCTGTAGGATCGATTCTCGCCTTTGGTAGTGCGATTACAGCAGGCATGCTAGCAAGTGGGATGGATCCTCTATTAGCAGTCTTACTCGGTTTACTTGCAGGTGCTGTAATGGGAGCATTCAACGGTTTTGTCATTACAAAAGGTAAGGTAGCTCCGTTTATTGCAACTCTTGCAACTATGACCATTTTCCGTGGTGCGACACTCGTTTATACAGATGGTCGCCCAATCACAGGATTATCTGATAGCTTTGTGTTCGAAATGATTGGAAAAGGATATGTATTTGGAGTACCATTTCCAGCTATCTTAATGATTATCGTGTTCTTCATTCTGTTCTTTATTTTACGCAAAACCGTATTTGGACGTCAGGTTTACTCAGTAGGTGGAAATGAAGAAGCTTCTATTCTCTCTGGGATTAAAGCAGACCGAGTCAAAATATGGGTGTATTCACTAACGGGAATGCTTTCCGTTTTAGCAGGAATTATCTTAACAAGTCGACTCAATTCAGCTCAACCGACAGCAGGTACGATGTATGAGCTAGATGCCATTGCGGCTGTTGTTCTAGGTGGTACAAGCCTTGCTGGTGGACGTGGAAGGATTGTCGGGACATTAATTGGTGCCTTAATTATTGGTGTTTTAGATAACGGCTTAAACTTATTGAACGTTTCGTCCTTCTACCAACAAATTGTTAAAGGTGGAGTTATTCTACTAGCTGTCCTGCTTGATCGCAGGTCTAAATAA
- a CDS encoding acetolactate synthase large subunit, which produces MKVAELFVKCLEHEGVEYIFGVPGEENIDLMDALKDSSIQFVVTRHETGAAFMASHYGRLTGKPGVCLATLGPGATNLLTGVANANMDQSPVVAITGQAGLNRQHKISHQYYDLVSVYEPVTKWNAQIKKAEIVPEVIRKAFQVASQEKPGATHIDLPEDIADMKVEASPLEIRREPISVASDDMIQDAAELISHASSPIILAGNGITRDNASKNLRQFVEKHQIPVVHSFMGKGALSWDHELSLLTAGVDNDYPSCAFAEADLIIPVGFDMAEVAPKSWNPNGDTPILHIDSQPAETDEYYPVETSLIGDISSNLDKLSERLSPKQRDLSWVATIREKALGELKEFESDTSFPMKPQKIISDLRAVLNKEDIVISDVGAHKMWTSRLFHSYEPNTCLISNGLASMGVAVPGAIGAKLVHPDKTVVALCGDGAFQMTSAELETAKRLNLPIVVLLWRDEGYGLIEWHQMKKFDRASHIDFTNPDFIKLAEAYGFEAMQINSGDTLQDTLKKAISLNKPVLIDCPVDYDENMKLTKKLKNMQCE; this is translated from the coding sequence ATGAAAGTTGCGGAGTTATTTGTGAAATGCCTTGAGCATGAAGGTGTTGAATATATTTTTGGTGTTCCCGGTGAAGAAAATATTGATTTGATGGATGCATTAAAGGATTCTTCTATTCAATTTGTTGTGACCAGACATGAGACAGGTGCGGCGTTTATGGCTTCCCATTACGGAAGACTTACCGGAAAGCCTGGTGTTTGTCTTGCAACACTGGGCCCTGGTGCTACGAACTTACTGACGGGTGTAGCAAATGCGAATATGGACCAATCTCCCGTTGTCGCAATTACAGGTCAAGCTGGCTTGAATCGTCAGCACAAGATTTCACACCAGTATTATGACTTAGTATCTGTGTACGAACCTGTAACAAAATGGAATGCACAGATCAAAAAAGCAGAAATTGTACCAGAAGTAATACGCAAAGCGTTTCAAGTTGCAAGCCAAGAAAAGCCTGGGGCTACACATATTGATTTACCTGAAGATATTGCAGACATGAAAGTCGAAGCAAGCCCATTAGAAATAAGAAGAGAACCTATATCCGTTGCGTCTGATGACATGATTCAAGATGCAGCTGAACTCATATCCCATGCAAGTTCCCCTATTATTCTGGCGGGGAATGGAATTACAAGAGACAACGCATCTAAGAACTTACGCCAATTCGTAGAAAAGCATCAAATTCCAGTCGTTCATTCCTTCATGGGGAAAGGAGCACTGTCTTGGGATCATGAACTTAGCTTGCTAACTGCAGGAGTAGACAATGACTACCCATCATGTGCGTTCGCTGAGGCTGACTTAATCATCCCTGTAGGTTTTGATATGGCAGAAGTAGCGCCTAAGAGTTGGAATCCAAATGGAGATACGCCTATTCTCCATATTGATAGTCAGCCTGCAGAGACTGATGAGTATTACCCTGTAGAAACAAGCCTTATTGGGGATATCAGCTCCAACCTCGACAAACTAAGTGAGCGCTTATCTCCTAAGCAGCGTGACCTTTCTTGGGTAGCTACCATTCGAGAGAAGGCTCTGGGTGAACTCAAAGAATTTGAGAGTGATACCTCCTTTCCAATGAAACCGCAAAAAATTATTTCTGATTTACGTGCTGTTTTAAATAAAGAGGACATTGTCATATCCGATGTAGGGGCTCACAAAATGTGGACGTCTCGTTTGTTCCATAGTTATGAACCGAATACATGTCTTATATCAAACGGCCTTGCATCTATGGGTGTGGCTGTACCAGGGGCTATTGGAGCTAAATTAGTTCATCCCGATAAAACAGTAGTAGCCTTATGTGGAGACGGAGCTTTTCAAATGACGAGTGCAGAACTCGAAACAGCAAAGCGATTGAACCTCCCAATCGTAGTTCTTCTCTGGCGTGATGAAGGATACGGATTGATTGAATGGCATCAAATGAAAAAATTTGACCGCGCTTCTCATATTGATTTTACAAATCCAGATTTTATTAAGCTTGCGGAAGCTTACGGATTTGAAGCGATGCAAATTAACTCAGGAGATACCTTACAAGATACGTTAAAGAAAGCGATCTCCTTAAACAAACCAGTTCTTATTGATTGTCCTGTTGACTATGACGAGAACATGAAATTGACAAAAAAGCTAAAGAATATGCAATGCGAATAG